A region from the Leguminivora glycinivorella isolate SPB_JAAS2020 chromosome 3, LegGlyc_1.1, whole genome shotgun sequence genome encodes:
- the LOC125242744 gene encoding uncharacterized protein LOC125242744 — protein sequence MDHHHHRNHRHSQARPRHNRACNYQPQPSSSPFNWTEQCEDAFKNLKITITTTTTTKMDNKKIERQYIEVAMRKPSAVGASPAQHRPPATPHRSATAPSQHRGPSATPQVRTAAPRRTWWHRVPHPPQPSAQTAEQDFFNTI from the exons ATGGACCACCACCACCACAGAAACCATCGCCACAGCCAAGCACGTCCTCGCCACAACCGCGCATGTAATTACCAGCCGCAACCGTCATCGTCGCCATTCAATTGGACTGAACAATGCGAAGACGCGttcaaaaatctaaaaataaccaTCACAACCACTACCACCACAAAGATGGACAATAAGAAGATCGAGCGGCAATATATTGAAGTGGCCATGCGTAAGCCGAGCGCCGTCGGAGCCAGCCCAGCGCAACATCGTCCACCAGCTACTCCGCACCGCAGCGCCACGGCCCCTTCGCAGCACCGCGGTCCCTCCGCAACGCCACAGGTTCGCACCGCAGCACCACGACGCACTTGGTGGCACCGCGTGCCACACCCGCCCCAGCCCAGCGCACAAACAGCGGAACAGG ATTTTTTTAACACTATTTGA